A stretch of Fusarium poae strain DAOMC 252244 chromosome 2, whole genome shotgun sequence DNA encodes these proteins:
- a CDS encoding hypothetical protein (SECRETED:SignalP(1-22)~TransMembrane:1 (n5-17c22/23o970-987i)) yields MRFQLSSFGLISLSALLPKCQAFSITETGDANALASAIFGPGIEILGATFSGASQSSGTFVDGPFGIGSGAILTSGLATGALPGGNKNVNNEAPGSVTYCGSGSSNAAVLRVEFFVYPAYNGIRIEFIFASQEIGDAPDPIGIFVDGTQYALDPNGNAINAASPYLFSPFGIRPPDSLTSYYSSSPPFWIDIPATFSSTTMVIAVCDTNDGAFDTGLLINVEACVDCDDDIRFAYVTTTVPLPADLLPYTTTIPPSGTVSGTVRIGVEESTTTTAEETTTTADLGTTTTTAGEITTTTADEVTTTTADESTTTTADETVTTTADGTTTAITDGTTTTTQSSSTDLTSDDPTAVTTQEATTSGTTETSTEDGSTIISSTQLPGTTTSTLTTSGTTTESSTIATESDTVTTTSPDSSTESTTGTETTDISDAPIDGTTTTSVDVETPSISSTVSTFTNEPTKSTSSGISIDDTTVPNLGTTTTAESLGTTTVQKIESSTNPITPSSLVPEEETSSSDIVITSTADDVPTPPTSTSSAMPSNLAVIGNFRFFGCLGSPEGYPSFELIGETSDMTTAECVRLGAGRAYIGIYLRSCYAADTLDAADTVADGRCDLPCPGDPGLFCGGVVDANSNPESRFKSRGRLSRRDAPPGILLTLYAQIEAISGTLTSSDTISTVDAITSNSLLPTGDSTIPLPLLSSTQSFIDSAITVEPSEPVTRSQGGRPIIPPFPTSATFNLGNSTSTRVGVAPIVTTVTYTVVDPNNPSHLTVTEFCSTLRPSPCRLCQHQPRPTVEMTTIKVDCNACGHSGENTILLEVPAGAAVAAQTRDHAAYQTHRVQHHEPSPYEQNPHPIEGDSQNWQKPRPQSDLPTTGDRPHEGDGGYRFDQPQTHHDRPVGAGDYDEGKPAKVSETEQRPGGQPVEVPKTEPKPDTVGGSDQPKPMEPTFHRRPGPASTPAAPNAPIVVVSAAVSKAMEGMLVTMFFFAGLVFLL; encoded by the exons ATGCGGTTCCAGCTGTCGAGCTTCGGGCTTATTTCCCTGTCGGCACTGCTACCTAAGTGTCAGGCATTCAGCATTACAGAGACGGGCGATGCAAATGCTCTGGCCTCTGCGATATTCGGTCCGGGTATAGAAATCCTGGGTGCAACTTTCTCAGGCGCATCGCAAAGCTCTGGAACGTTTGTCGATGGACCTTTTGGTATCGGGAGTGGTGCGATACTGACTTCCGGTTTGGCTACTGGAGCATTGCCAGGTGGTAACAAAAATGTCAACAACGAAGCACCCGGATCGGTCACATACTGTGGTAGTGGCAGTTCCAATGCAGCTGTACTCAGGGTTGAATTCTTCGTTTATCCCGCCTATAATGGTATCAGAATTGAGTTTATCTTTGCATCACAAGAAATTGG AGATGCGCCTGACCCCATCGGTATATTCGTTGATGGCACGCAATACGCCTTGGATCCCAACGGAAATGCGATCAATGCTGCGAGCCCCTATCTTTTTTCGCCTTTCGGCATCAGACCGCCTGATAGCCTCACCTCCTATTATAGCTCGTCACCACCTTTCTGGATTGACATCCCCGCCACATTTAGTTCCACTACCATGGTAATTGCAGTTTGCGATACAAATGATGGGGCGTTTGATACTGGGCTTTTGATAAACGTTGAAGCCTGTGTCGACTGCGATGATGATATTCGCTTTGCCTACGTGACTACCACGGTTCCATTGCCGGCAGATCTACTACCATATACCACGACTATCCCCCCTTCAGGGACTGTATCTGGTACAGTCAGGATCGGGGTTGAAGAATCTACAACTACTACTGCCGAAGAAACTACAACGACTGCTGACTTGGGAACAACTACCACTACGGCCGGCGAAATCACTACTACTACCGCTGACGAAGTTACTACAACCACTGCAGACGAATCAACAACTACTACTGCCGATGAGACCGTAACTACTACAGCCGACGGAACAACTACCGCTATTACTGACGGAACAACGACTACTACCCAATCATCCTCCACAGACTTAACTAGCGATGACCCTACGGCTGTCACCACCCAAGAGGCTACTACAAGTGGAACCACTGAGACATCAACCGAGGATGGTAGTACAATCATATCTTCAACACAGCTGCCGGGTACTACTACATCTACTCTTACGACAAGTGGTACAACGACAGAGTCTTCAACCATTGCGACTGAGTCGGATACCGTAACTACAACATCCCCAGATTCATCCACTGAGAGTACGACGGGTACAGAGACGACTGATATTTCTGATGCCCCTATCGATGGTACTACTACGACCTCGGTCGATGTTGAAACACCCTCCATAAGCTCGACAGTCTCGACCTTCACGAATGAACCCACCAAGAGTACGAGTAGTGGAATCTCAATCGATGATACCACAG TTCCCAATCTCGGTACTACAACTACAGCAGAGTCTCTGGGAACAACCACGGTCCAGAAGATTGAGTCTTCAACCAACCCTATCACTCCCTCCTCTCTTGTGCCCGAGGAGGAAACAAGCTCCAGCGATA TAGTCATTACTTCAACGGCTGACGACGTGCCAACACCGCCAACATCGACTTCGTCTGCCATGCCATCCAACTTGGCAGTTATTggaaacttcaggttctttGGATGTCTAGGATCTCCAGAGGGTTATCCCAGCTTCGAATTGATCGGTGAAACCTCCGACATGACGACCGCGGAATGTGTAAGGCTCGGAGCCGGGCGTGCTTATATCGGCATCTACCTAAG ATCTTGCTATGCAGCAGATACTTTGGACGCTGCCGACACGGTTGCGGATGGTCGTTGCGACTTACCATGCCCTGGAGATCCAGGCCTCTTCTGCGGTGGAGTGGTCGACGCAAACTCAAATCCCGAATCACGATTCAAGTCCCGTGGACGTCTCAGCCGTCGAGATGCTCCTCCGGGTATCCTTCTCACCTTGTATGCTCAAATTGAAGCCATTTCTGGTACTCTCACATCTTCAGACACTATCAGCACTGTTGACGCAATAACAAGCAACTCTCTTTTACCTACTGGAGACTCTACCATTCCTTTGCCTCTTTTGTCAAGCACGCAATCATTTATCGACTCAGCTATCACCGTTGAACCATCGGAGCCTGTCACTCGATCGCAAGGCGGTCGACCTATCATTCCCCCATTCCCAACCAGTGCCACCTTCAATTTGGGTAACTCTACAAGCACCAGGGTCGGAGTAGCACCGATAGTCACTACCGTAACATATACGGTTGTTGATCCCAATAACCCATCGCATTTAACTGTGACTGAGTTTTGCAGTACCCTGAGACCTTCTCCTTGTCGTCTATGCCAGCACCAGCCACGACCAACGGTGGAAATGACAACCATCAAAGTCGATTGCAATGCTTGTGGTCACTCGGGCGAGAACACTATCCTTCTTGAAGTTCCAGCCGGTGCAGCTGTAGCAGCTCAGACGAGGGATCATGCTGCTTATCAAACTCACCGAGTGCAACATCATGAGCCCAGCCCATATGAACAGAACCCTCACCCTATTGAGGGAGACTCTCAAAATTGGCAAAAGCCTCGACCACAAAGCGATCTACCTACCACTGGAGACAGACCACATGAGGGCGACGGAGGGTATAGGTTTGATCAACCTCAGACTCACCACGACCGTCCTGTTGGGGCTGGAGACTATGATGAAGGCAAGCCGGCTAAAGTGAGCGAAACAGAACAAAGGCCTGGTGGCCAACCTGTTGAAGTGCCTAAGACGGAACCAAAGCCTGACACGGTGGGAGGGAGTGACCAGCCCAAGCCCATGGAGCCAACATTCCACCGTAGGCCAGGTCCGGCCTCTACACCGGCGGCGCCGAATGCTCCTATCGTGGTGGTCTCTGCAGCGGTATCGAAAGCAATGGAGGGGATGTTGGTGACGATGTTCTTTTTTGCTGGGCTTGTTTTCCTTTTGTAA